A DNA window from Thiobacillus denitrificans ATCC 25259 contains the following coding sequences:
- a CDS encoding response regulator, which produces MKTILAVDDSGSLRQMLSFSLKAAGYGVIEAVDGEDGLKKAKQQKVDLVLTDQNMPGMDGLTLIKALRGMANYKSVPILMLTTESGDDIKAMGRAAGANGWLVKPFDPARLTEVVKKLIG; this is translated from the coding sequence ATGAAAACAATACTTGCAGTAGACGACTCGGGGTCGCTGCGTCAGATGCTGTCCTTCAGTCTGAAGGCGGCCGGCTACGGCGTGATCGAGGCCGTCGACGGCGAGGACGGCCTGAAGAAGGCGAAGCAGCAGAAGGTCGACCTGGTCCTCACCGACCAGAACATGCCCGGCATGGACGGCCTGACCCTGATCAAGGCGCTACGCGGCATGGCGAACTACAAGAGCGTGCCGATCCTGATGCTGACGACCGAATCGGGCGACGACATCAAGGCGATGGGGCGTGCCGCGGGCGCGAACGGCTGGCTGGTCAAGCCCTTCGATCCGGCGCGCCTGACCGAAGTGGTGAAGAAACTGATCGGCTGA
- the flgE gene encoding flagellar hook protein FlgE: MSFQQGLSGLNAAAKNLDVIGNNVSNASTVGFKQSQAQFADVYANSLTGAGGSSIGIGVKVAQVAQQFTQGNITSTNNPLDMAINGGGFFRMDNGGEIAYQRNGQFQLDKNGYIVNPTGGKLTGYTANASGVLSTGAPAPLAINTADLTPQATSEVNAVLNLDSTGTALPAASFDMNDPTTYHSSTAASVYDSLGNQHTLQTYYVKTAAGTWNVYAASDGTPIPAAGTPVSTLTFNGSGALTGGGQFTVTAPVTTGANPITAAFDFTGTTQFGSAFSVNTLNQDGYTSGRLAGFNIGADGTILGRYTNGQSAVLGQVVLANFANPNGLQQMGNNLWTETATSGTPLVGTPDSGGLGVLQSSAVEDSNVDLTAELVNMITAQRVYQANAQTIKSQDAVLQTLVNLR, from the coding sequence ATGAGTTTTCAGCAGGGTTTGAGCGGCCTCAACGCCGCCGCCAAAAATCTGGACGTCATCGGCAACAACGTCTCCAACGCCAGCACGGTCGGCTTCAAGCAGTCGCAGGCACAGTTTGCCGACGTCTACGCCAACTCGCTGACCGGCGCGGGCGGCTCGAGCATCGGCATCGGCGTCAAGGTCGCGCAGGTCGCTCAGCAGTTCACGCAGGGCAACATCACCTCGACCAACAATCCGCTCGACATGGCGATTAACGGCGGTGGCTTTTTCCGCATGGACAACGGCGGCGAGATCGCCTACCAGCGCAACGGCCAGTTCCAGCTCGACAAGAACGGCTACATCGTCAATCCGACCGGCGGCAAGCTCACCGGCTACACGGCGAACGCCTCGGGTGTCCTCTCGACCGGCGCCCCGGCGCCGCTCGCGATCAACACGGCCGACCTCACGCCACAGGCCACCAGCGAAGTCAATGCCGTGCTGAACCTAGACTCGACCGGAACGGCGCTGCCAGCGGCCTCGTTCGACATGAACGATCCGACCACCTACCACAGCTCGACCGCAGCCTCGGTCTACGACAGCCTCGGCAATCAGCACACGCTGCAGACCTATTACGTCAAGACGGCTGCGGGCACCTGGAACGTCTATGCGGCTAGCGACGGGACGCCGATTCCGGCCGCCGGCACGCCCGTGAGTACGCTCACGTTCAACGGCAGCGGCGCACTGACCGGGGGTGGCCAGTTCACCGTGACCGCGCCGGTGACGACCGGCGCCAATCCGATCACGGCCGCGTTCGACTTCACCGGCACGACGCAGTTCGGTTCGGCCTTCAGCGTCAACACGCTCAACCAGGACGGCTACACCTCGGGCCGCCTGGCCGGCTTCAACATCGGCGCCGACGGCACGATCCTCGGCCGCTACACCAACGGCCAGTCGGCCGTGCTCGGCCAGGTCGTGCTCGCGAATTTCGCGAACCCGAACGGCCTGCAGCAGATGGGCAACAACCTGTGGACCGAGACCGCGACCTCGGGCACGCCGCTGGTCGGCACGCCCGACTCCGGCGGGCTCGGCGTGCTGCAGTCCTCGGCGGTCGAGGATTCGAACGTCGACCTGACCGCCGAACTCGTCAACATGATCACGGCGCAGCGCGTCTACCAGGCGAACGCACAGACGATCAAGTCGCAGGACGCCGTGCTGCAGACGCTGGTGAATCTGCGTTAA
- the flgF gene encoding flagellar basal-body rod protein FlgF: MDRLIYTAMTGAKHALEQQATTSHNLANATTTGFRAQIDQFRAVPVQGAILPTRAFVVDSTTGSDFRSGAIQHTGRELDMAVQGDGWIAVQAPDGSEAYTRNGSLKLDENGVLLTRDGLQVMGDGGPLSIPPGRNVAVGKDGTISLVPDGSAATGLTSIGRMKLVNPPAGDLVRGDDGLFRLKDGGAADVDPKVALIGGALESSNVNVVDEMVNMISLARQFDMHMKLLQHAENNDSKAAQLLSMS, encoded by the coding sequence ATGGACCGTCTGATCTACACCGCCATGACCGGCGCCAAGCACGCGCTCGAGCAGCAGGCGACGACTTCGCACAACCTCGCGAACGCGACGACGACGGGCTTTCGCGCACAGATCGACCAGTTCCGCGCGGTGCCGGTGCAGGGCGCGATCCTGCCGACGCGGGCCTTCGTCGTCGACTCGACCACGGGCAGCGACTTCCGCTCCGGCGCGATCCAGCACACCGGGCGCGAACTCGACATGGCCGTGCAGGGCGACGGCTGGATCGCGGTGCAGGCCCCCGATGGCAGCGAGGCCTACACGCGCAACGGCAGCCTCAAGCTCGACGAGAACGGCGTGCTGCTGACGCGCGACGGGCTTCAGGTGATGGGCGACGGCGGACCGCTCTCGATCCCGCCAGGCCGTAACGTCGCGGTCGGCAAGGACGGCACGATTTCGCTCGTGCCCGACGGCTCGGCGGCGACAGGCCTGACGTCGATCGGGCGCATGAAGCTCGTGAACCCGCCGGCAGGCGATCTCGTGCGCGGTGACGACGGCCTGTTCCGCCTCAAGGACGGCGGCGCGGCCGACGTCGATCCGAAAGTCGCGTTGATCGGCGGGGCGCTCGAGTCGTCCAACGTCAACGTCGTCGACGAGATGGTCAACATGATTTCGCTTGCGCGCCAGTTCGACATGCACATGAAGCTCTTGCAGCACGCCGAGAACAACGACAGCAAGGCAGCCCAGCTGCTGAGCATGAGCTGA
- the flgJ gene encoding flagellar assembly peptidoglycan hydrolase FlgJ codes for MSIGGADLSSKFALDVQGVNQLKLDARQSSPEALKAAARQFEAVFMNMLMKSMREATPQDGMFDSEQTRMYTSMLDQQLTQNLASRGIGLADVMVRQLSTALAAQAPGPAGGLSEPGPALAPVPAPAPPQQAPGLTRGGDAPAHVQAFVQRLAPHAEAASASSGIPARFMLGQAALETGWGRSEIRGADGRNSHNLFGIKAGPGWTGRSVDVVTTEYVDGRPQKQVERFRAYDSYADSFRDYARLLRNNARYADVVASGHDAAGFAHGLQQAGYATDPAYASKLVGVIRMLDTA; via the coding sequence GTGAGCATCGGCGGCGCCGACCTTTCCTCGAAGTTCGCGCTCGACGTCCAGGGCGTCAACCAGCTCAAGCTCGACGCCAGACAGTCGTCGCCCGAAGCGCTGAAGGCCGCCGCGCGCCAGTTCGAGGCGGTCTTCATGAACATGCTGATGAAGAGCATGCGCGAGGCGACGCCGCAGGACGGCATGTTCGACAGCGAACAGACGCGCATGTACACCTCCATGCTCGACCAGCAGCTGACGCAGAATCTGGCGAGCCGCGGCATCGGTCTCGCCGACGTCATGGTGCGCCAGCTTTCGACGGCGCTTGCTGCCCAGGCGCCCGGCCCCGCCGGCGGCCTCAGCGAGCCGGGGCCCGCGCTCGCGCCGGTTCCTGCGCCGGCACCGCCGCAGCAAGCGCCCGGCCTGACCCGGGGCGGGGATGCGCCGGCGCACGTGCAGGCCTTCGTGCAGCGCCTGGCGCCCCACGCCGAAGCCGCGAGTGCCAGCAGCGGCATTCCCGCGCGCTTCATGCTCGGCCAGGCCGCGCTCGAGACCGGCTGGGGTCGTAGCGAAATCCGCGGCGCCGACGGCCGCAACAGCCACAACCTCTTCGGCATCAAGGCGGGCCCCGGCTGGACCGGCCGCAGCGTCGACGTCGTCACGACCGAGTACGTCGACGGCCGGCCGCAGAAGCAGGTCGAGCGCTTCCGCGCCTACGACTCCTACGCCGATTCCTTCCGCGACTACGCGCGGCTGCTGCGCAACAACGCGCGCTACGCCGACGTCGTCGCGTCCGGGCACGACGCAGCGGGCTTTGCCCACGGCCTGCAGCAGGCAGGCTATGCGACCGACCCCGCCTACGCGAGCAAGCTCGTGGGCGTGATCCGGATGCTCGACACCGCGTGA
- the flgG gene encoding flagellar basal-body rod protein FlgG, translating to MIRSLWIAKTGLDAQQTQMDVISNNLANVSTSGFKRARAVFEDLLYQTIRQPGAQSSEQTQLPSGLQIGTGVKPVATERIFTQGNLQQTGNAKDVAIQGNGFFQVLMPDGTTSYTRDGSFMADANGQLVTASGYAVQPAITIPADTQTLTIGRDGTVSVTQPGSATPVTIGTLQLAMFVNPAGLQSLGENLYAETAASGTPSSSAPGSNGAGLLNQGYVETSNVNVVEELVNMIQTQRAYEINSKAIQTSDQMLQRLTQL from the coding sequence ATGATTCGCTCGCTATGGATTGCCAAGACCGGTCTGGATGCGCAACAGACGCAGATGGACGTGATTTCCAACAACCTCGCCAACGTCAGCACGAGCGGCTTCAAGCGCGCGCGCGCCGTGTTCGAGGACCTGCTCTACCAGACGATCCGCCAGCCCGGCGCGCAATCGTCCGAGCAGACCCAGCTGCCGTCGGGCCTGCAGATCGGCACGGGCGTGAAGCCGGTCGCGACCGAGCGCATCTTCACCCAGGGCAACCTGCAGCAGACCGGCAACGCCAAGGACGTCGCGATCCAGGGCAACGGTTTCTTCCAGGTCCTGATGCCGGACGGCACCACGTCCTACACGCGGGACGGCTCCTTCATGGCCGACGCCAACGGTCAGCTCGTCACGGCGAGCGGCTATGCGGTGCAGCCCGCGATCACGATTCCTGCTGATACCCAGACGCTGACGATCGGCCGCGACGGCACCGTCTCGGTGACGCAACCGGGTTCGGCGACCCCGGTCACGATAGGCACGCTGCAGCTCGCGATGTTCGTCAACCCGGCCGGCCTGCAGAGCCTGGGCGAAAACCTGTACGCGGAGACCGCCGCCTCGGGCACTCCCAGTTCGAGTGCGCCCGGCAGCAACGGCGCCGGACTGCTCAATCAGGGCTACGTCGAGACGTCGAACGTCAACGTCGTCGAGGAGCTCGTCAACATGATCCAGACGCAGCGCGCCTATGAAATCAACAGCAAGGCGATCCAGACTTCCGACCAGATGCTGCAGCGTCTGACCCAGCTCTGA
- a CDS encoding flagellar basal body L-ring protein FlgH, producing MKTTRAIAMLGLLLGLAACGTTPSTIVERPTTARPQAPAAVPATNGAIYQAATYRPLFEDRRARHVGDVLTIVINERTRAGKEASSSASKTSAVDASVGGVAKLPLKMFQGLGINAEASAEYEDESALDSSNTFSGNVTVTVIEVLPNGNLVVAGEKQIGLDKGTEYIRLSGVVQPDTIQAGNTVSSAKVADARIEYRSSAKFDKAEVMNWLGRFFLSFIPL from the coding sequence ATGAAGACGACGCGCGCAATCGCAATGCTCGGACTGCTGCTCGGCCTCGCGGCCTGCGGCACGACGCCGTCGACCATCGTCGAGCGGCCGACGACCGCGCGGCCGCAGGCACCTGCCGCGGTGCCAGCGACCAACGGCGCGATCTACCAGGCAGCGACCTATCGGCCGCTGTTCGAGGACCGGCGTGCCCGTCACGTCGGCGACGTGCTCACGATCGTCATCAACGAGCGCACCCGGGCCGGCAAGGAGGCCTCGTCGAGCGCGTCGAAGACCAGTGCGGTCGACGCGTCGGTCGGTGGCGTCGCCAAGCTTCCGCTCAAGATGTTCCAGGGCCTTGGCATCAACGCCGAAGCGTCGGCCGAGTATGAAGACGAGTCGGCGCTCGACTCGAGCAACACCTTCAGCGGCAACGTCACGGTGACCGTGATCGAGGTCCTGCCGAACGGTAACCTCGTCGTCGCCGGCGAAAAGCAGATCGGGCTCGACAAGGGCACCGAGTACATCCGCCTGTCGGGCGTCGTGCAGCCCGACACGATCCAGGCTGGCAACACGGTCTCGTCGGCCAAGGTCGCCGACGCGCGCATCGAATACCGCAGCAGCGCCAAATTCGACAAGGCCGAGGTCATGAACTGGCTCGGGCGCTTCTTCCTCAGTTTCATTCCGCTTTAA
- the flgK gene encoding flagellar hook-associated protein FlgK — MATSILGIGQSALAAAQAGLSTTGHNIANASTPGYSRQVVVQGAALPQNFGFGFMGQGTQIETVKRVYNEYLGVQVQTAQASKSGLDSYYAQIKQIDNLLADPASGLSPSLQDFFSGIQELAANPGAMPSRQAALSSAEALASRFNSLAGRLDEIEQGVNSQIVSSVDVINTYAEQIARLNDAIGKAQRASGQPANDLLDQRDQLILDLNKEIKATVVKQGDGAYNVFIGNGQPLVVGGTTSRLSTMASPTNPERIEVAYQASDGSVSIVGESGLVGGKLGGLVEFRTRTLEPAQNALGRVAIGLASSFNAQHRLGIDLNGAAGGEFFTTAGPVVTANTNNASTSTAAVAASISDVGALTTSDYRLQYDGSSYTLTRVSDRASWTVVDGQTVDGVTLSLSGTAAAGDSFLIRPTVAGASQFAVAITDPAKIAAAAPIRTAAANTNTGSGAISAGTVDSTYPAMPLGAPVTLTYDALTNTLSDGAGFSTTYAPGATISFGGISFTLSGTPADNDSFTVEPNTNGVGDNRNALLLGGLQSANTLGNGTISYQGAYSQFVSQIGNKTRELEVTSSAAGKLLSESTTALQNESGVNLDEEATNLLRYQQAYQAAAKVMQVASEMFDALLTIGR, encoded by the coding sequence ATGGCTACCAGCATTCTCGGCATTGGACAGAGCGCGCTCGCCGCCGCACAGGCGGGCCTGAGTACGACCGGCCATAACATCGCCAACGCGTCGACGCCAGGTTACAGCCGCCAGGTCGTCGTGCAGGGCGCTGCGCTGCCGCAGAATTTCGGTTTCGGCTTCATGGGGCAGGGCACGCAGATCGAGACGGTCAAGCGCGTCTACAACGAATACCTCGGCGTGCAGGTCCAGACCGCGCAGGCGTCGAAAAGCGGGCTCGACAGCTATTACGCGCAGATCAAGCAGATCGACAACCTGCTGGCCGATCCCGCGTCGGGCTTGTCGCCGTCGTTGCAGGATTTCTTCAGCGGCATCCAGGAGCTGGCCGCCAACCCTGGGGCGATGCCTTCGCGCCAGGCCGCGCTGTCCTCGGCCGAGGCGCTGGCGTCGCGCTTCAACAGTCTGGCGGGCCGGCTCGACGAGATCGAGCAGGGCGTCAACAGCCAGATCGTGTCGAGCGTCGACGTCATCAACACCTACGCCGAGCAGATCGCACGGCTCAACGACGCAATCGGAAAGGCCCAGCGTGCGAGCGGCCAGCCCGCCAACGACCTGCTCGACCAGCGCGACCAGCTGATCCTCGACCTCAACAAGGAAATCAAGGCGACCGTCGTCAAGCAGGGCGACGGTGCCTACAACGTGTTCATCGGCAACGGCCAGCCGCTCGTCGTGGGCGGCACGACGTCGCGCCTGAGCACGATGGCGTCGCCGACCAATCCCGAGCGCATCGAGGTCGCCTATCAGGCCAGCGACGGCAGCGTCTCGATCGTCGGCGAGTCGGGTCTGGTTGGTGGCAAGCTCGGCGGGTTGGTGGAATTTCGTACCCGGACGCTCGAGCCCGCACAAAACGCGCTCGGGCGGGTCGCGATCGGGCTCGCGAGCAGCTTCAACGCGCAACATCGGTTGGGCATCGACCTCAACGGCGCGGCAGGCGGCGAATTCTTCACAACGGCCGGTCCCGTCGTCACCGCGAACACAAACAACGCCAGCACGAGCACCGCCGCGGTCGCGGCAAGCATCAGCGACGTCGGCGCGCTGACGACGAGCGACTACCGCCTGCAATACGACGGCAGCAGTTACACGCTGACGCGCGTGTCCGACCGGGCGAGCTGGACCGTCGTCGACGGACAGACCGTCGACGGCGTCACCTTGAGCTTGAGCGGTACGGCGGCGGCGGGAGACAGTTTCCTGATCCGGCCGACTGTCGCCGGGGCGAGCCAGTTCGCCGTCGCCATCACCGACCCCGCCAAGATCGCCGCCGCGGCGCCGATTCGTACTGCGGCTGCAAACACCAATACCGGATCGGGGGCAATCAGCGCAGGTACGGTCGATTCGACCTATCCGGCCATGCCGCTCGGTGCGCCGGTGACGCTGACCTACGACGCTCTCACCAACACCCTCAGCGATGGTGCAGGTTTTTCTACCACCTATGCGCCGGGCGCGACAATCAGCTTCGGCGGCATCAGTTTCACGCTCAGCGGCACGCCCGCCGACAACGACAGCTTCACCGTGGAGCCGAACACCAACGGCGTCGGGGACAACCGCAACGCGCTGCTGCTCGGTGGCCTGCAGAGCGCGAACACGCTCGGCAACGGCACGATCAGCTACCAGGGCGCGTATTCGCAATTCGTTAGCCAGATCGGCAACAAGACCCGCGAGCTCGAAGTGACGAGCAGCGCCGCGGGCAAGCTGCTGTCGGAATCGACGACCGCGCTGCAGAACGAGTCCGGCGTCAACCTCGACGAAGAGGCGACGAACCTGCTGCGCTACCAGCAGGCCTATCAGGCCGCGGCCAAGGTCATGCAGGTCGCGAGCGAAATGTTCGACGCGCTGCTCACGATCGGCAGGTAA
- a CDS encoding flagellar basal body P-ring protein FlgI encodes MKLPHFFVLAALVLSGAAHAERIKDIAAIQGVRANQLFGYGLVVGLDGTGDQTTQTPFTTQSIANMLTQMGVNLPPGINMQLKNVAAVMVTADLPPFAQAGQAIDVTVSSIGNAKSLRGGTLVMAPLKGADGLVYAMAQGSLVVSGAGASANGSKVQVNHLSVGRIPAGATVERTVATALGESGSINLELRQSDFTTASRVVDVVNARFGADTARALNARVVAVKTPLGASERVAFLGAIEGLEVSPGQAMAKVIINARTGSVVMNQTVTLDPSAVSHGNLSVVISTAPVISQPAPFGRGETVVAAESQIEIRQQPGEVMMLKGGASLADVVKALNSIGATPQDLLAILQALKASGALRAELEVI; translated from the coding sequence ATGAAGCTGCCGCATTTCTTCGTGTTGGCCGCGCTGGTGCTCTCTGGCGCCGCTCATGCCGAGCGCATCAAGGACATCGCCGCGATCCAGGGCGTGCGCGCCAACCAGCTCTTCGGCTACGGCCTCGTCGTCGGCCTCGACGGCACGGGCGACCAGACCACGCAGACGCCTTTCACGACGCAGAGCATCGCCAACATGCTGACGCAGATGGGCGTCAACCTGCCGCCTGGCATCAACATGCAGTTGAAGAACGTCGCCGCCGTGATGGTGACCGCCGATCTGCCGCCCTTCGCCCAGGCCGGACAGGCTATCGACGTCACCGTCTCGTCGATCGGCAACGCCAAGAGCCTGCGCGGCGGCACGCTCGTGATGGCGCCGCTCAAAGGCGCCGATGGTCTGGTCTACGCGATGGCGCAGGGCAGCCTCGTCGTCAGCGGCGCGGGCGCGTCCGCGAACGGCAGCAAGGTCCAGGTCAACCATTTGAGCGTCGGCCGCATACCGGCCGGGGCGACGGTCGAGCGCACGGTCGCCACCGCGCTCGGCGAATCCGGCAGCATCAACCTCGAACTGCGGCAGAGCGACTTCACGACCGCCAGTCGCGTCGTCGACGTGGTCAACGCGCGCTTCGGCGCGGACACCGCGCGTGCCCTCAACGCGCGCGTGGTCGCCGTCAAGACGCCGCTCGGCGCGAGTGAACGCGTCGCCTTTCTCGGCGCGATCGAGGGCCTCGAGGTCAGCCCGGGCCAGGCGATGGCTAAGGTCATCATCAACGCGCGCACCGGTTCGGTCGTCATGAACCAGACGGTCACGCTCGACCCGAGCGCGGTCTCGCACGGCAATCTGTCGGTGGTGATCAGCACCGCACCCGTGATCAGCCAGCCCGCGCCGTTTGGTCGCGGCGAAACCGTCGTCGCGGCGGAGTCGCAGATCGAGATTCGCCAGCAGCCCGGCGAAGTCATGATGCTGAAGGGCGGTGCGTCGCTCGCCGACGTGGTCAAGGCGCTCAATTCGATCGGCGCGACGCCGCAGGACCTGCTCGCGATCCTGCAGGCCCTAAAGGCTTCGGGCGCGCTGCGTGCCGAACTCGAGGTGATCTGA
- the flgL gene encoding flagellar hook-associated protein FlgL encodes MRISTQTLFEAGAARLSELQSDMVKTQQQISTGRRVLTPADDPVAAARALEVTQSQSMNSQYGVNRDYAKSSLAAVEGSLTGVTELLQDVKTTIVAAGNGTLGDMERGYMATELRGRFEQLLGMANSRDAQGNYLFSGFQTATPPFSKNAGNAVTYNGDAGQRLMQVDTTRQLAVSHSGQAIFQGGGQDVFQTLNDLIAVLETPGTAGLTAGLETANGKIDLALDNVLTVRASVGSRLQEIDALDSAGEDRHLQYSEILSGLQDLDYTQALTELSKQQLTLEAAQKSFVKTSGLSLFNFI; translated from the coding sequence ATGCGCATCAGCACCCAAACCCTGTTCGAAGCCGGCGCCGCCCGTCTGAGCGAACTGCAGTCGGACATGGTCAAGACCCAGCAGCAGATTTCAACCGGCCGCCGCGTGCTCACGCCGGCCGACGATCCGGTCGCCGCGGCGCGTGCGCTCGAAGTCACGCAGTCGCAGTCGATGAACAGCCAGTACGGTGTCAACCGCGACTATGCGAAAAGTTCGCTCGCCGCGGTCGAAGGCTCGCTCACGGGCGTGACCGAACTGCTCCAGGACGTGAAGACGACGATCGTCGCCGCGGGCAACGGGACGCTCGGCGACATGGAACGCGGCTACATGGCGACCGAGCTCCGGGGGCGCTTCGAGCAGTTGCTCGGAATGGCCAACAGCCGTGACGCGCAGGGCAACTACCTGTTCTCGGGCTTTCAGACCGCGACCCCGCCCTTCAGCAAAAATGCGGGCAATGCCGTCACCTACAACGGCGACGCCGGGCAACGGCTGATGCAGGTCGACACGACCCGCCAGCTCGCCGTGTCGCACTCCGGGCAGGCCATATTCCAGGGCGGCGGTCAGGATGTCTTCCAGACCTTGAACGACCTCATTGCCGTGCTCGAGACCCCCGGTACGGCAGGCCTCACCGCGGGACTCGAAACGGCCAACGGCAAGATCGACCTCGCGCTCGACAACGTGCTGACCGTGCGCGCCTCGGTCGGATCGCGTCTGCAGGAGATCGACGCGCTCGACAGCGCAGGCGAAGACCGCCATCTCCAGTACAGCGAAATCCTCTCGGGCCTCCAGGACCTCGATTACACGCAGGCACTCACCGAACTGTCGAAGCAGCAACTTACGCTCGAAGCCGCGCAGAAATCGTTCGTCAAGACCTCCGGCCTGTCCTTGTTCAACTTCATCTGA
- the cheA gene encoding chemotaxis protein CheA — protein sequence MTIDMSQFYQVFFDEADELLAEMEKLLLALDVAAPDSEDLNAIFRAAHSIKGGAATFGFTDITEVTHMLESLLDRIRKGEMALTGEHVDAFLVAKDILAMQMEGHHHGAGVDQSSVDSVCQRLKALSQGILAEVPVIETVAQPPAEVPPPSAAPVADADGNYRFRIEMPEVPQRDVDALAVELGLLGTVTQETLADKRVAFTLVTSEGVDSIVAICSFVLDPDDLKITHGSSEPAPAAPAAAATADADPGYGIFEEAKTEAPAVAPGSAAASSASVEAGEARTPARRATDKEGVSAESSSIRVGVEKVDQLINLVGELVITQAMIEQRINALDPIVHERLLNSASQLARNTRDLQEAVMSIRMMPMDYVFSRFPRMVRDLAAKLGKKVEFATRGAATELDKGLIERIVDPLTHLVRNSVDHGIEMPEKRRASGKNESGKLTLSAAHQGGNIVIEVTDDGGGLNREKILAKARQQGIPVSDAMPDSEVWQLIFAPGFSTAEFVTDVSGRGVGMDVVKRNITAMGGNVEIQSVPGTGTTIAISLPLTLAILDGMSVKVGDEVYILPLGYVIESLQPAAADVKEIAGQGKVVKVREEYLPLIPLYQIFAIEPSFDDAARGIIVILESEGKKAALLVDSLVGQQQVVVKNLESNFRRVAGISGATILGDGGVSLILDVSALLRSSHQLNADPIYS from the coding sequence ATGACTATTGATATGAGCCAGTTCTACCAGGTCTTTTTCGACGAGGCCGACGAGCTCCTCGCCGAAATGGAGAAGCTGCTGCTGGCTCTGGACGTGGCGGCACCCGACAGCGAGGACCTCAACGCGATCTTCCGCGCCGCGCATTCGATCAAGGGCGGCGCCGCGACCTTCGGCTTCACCGACATCACCGAAGTCACCCACATGCTCGAGTCCCTGCTCGACCGCATTCGCAAGGGCGAAATGGCGCTGACCGGAGAGCACGTCGACGCCTTTCTGGTGGCGAAAGACATCCTCGCGATGCAGATGGAAGGCCATCACCACGGCGCGGGCGTCGACCAGTCGTCGGTCGATTCGGTTTGCCAGCGGCTGAAGGCCCTGTCCCAGGGGATTCTTGCCGAGGTGCCGGTGATCGAGACGGTGGCGCAGCCGCCTGCGGAGGTCCCCCCGCCGTCCGCCGCGCCTGTGGCGGACGCCGACGGAAACTACCGTTTCCGGATCGAAATGCCCGAGGTGCCGCAGCGCGACGTCGACGCGCTCGCCGTCGAACTCGGCCTGCTCGGCACCGTCACGCAGGAGACGCTGGCCGACAAGCGGGTCGCCTTTACCCTCGTCACGAGCGAAGGCGTCGACAGCATCGTCGCGATCTGTTCCTTCGTGCTCGACCCGGACGATCTCAAGATCACCCATGGCAGCAGCGAGCCCGCGCCGGCTGCGCCTGCTGCTGCGGCGACGGCCGACGCCGATCCGGGCTACGGAATTTTCGAAGAGGCCAAGACCGAGGCGCCCGCGGTGGCGCCGGGGTCTGCCGCTGCGTCGTCTGCCAGTGTGGAGGCTGGTGAGGCCAGAACTCCCGCTCGGCGCGCGACCGACAAGGAGGGCGTCAGCGCCGAATCTTCATCGATCCGCGTTGGCGTCGAAAAAGTCGACCAGCTGATCAACCTGGTCGGCGAACTCGTCATCACCCAGGCCATGATCGAGCAGCGCATCAACGCGCTCGATCCCATCGTCCACGAGCGACTGCTCAACAGCGCGAGCCAGCTCGCCCGTAACACCCGGGACCTGCAGGAAGCGGTGATGTCGATCCGCATGATGCCGATGGACTATGTGTTCTCGCGCTTCCCGCGCATGGTGCGCGACCTGGCGGCCAAGCTCGGCAAGAAGGTCGAGTTCGCCACGCGCGGCGCCGCGACCGAACTCGACAAGGGCCTGATCGAGCGCATCGTCGACCCGCTGACCCATCTCGTCCGCAATAGCGTCGACCACGGCATCGAGATGCCCGAAAAACGGCGCGCGAGCGGCAAGAACGAAAGCGGCAAGCTGACCCTGTCGGCGGCCCATCAAGGCGGCAACATCGTCATCGAGGTGACCGACGACGGCGGCGGCCTCAATCGCGAAAAGATACTCGCCAAGGCCCGGCAGCAAGGTATTCCGGTGTCCGACGCGATGCCCGACAGCGAAGTCTGGCAGCTCATTTTTGCCCCCGGATTTTCCACGGCCGAATTCGTGACCGACGTCTCGGGACGCGGCGTCGGCATGGACGTCGTCAAGCGCAATATCACGGCGATGGGCGGCAACGTCGAAATCCAGTCGGTGCCCGGTACCGGCACGACGATCGCGATTTCGTTGCCGCTCACGCTCGCGATCCTCGATGGCATGTCGGTGAAGGTCGGCGACGAGGTCTATATCCTGCCGCTCGGCTACGTCATCGAGTCCCTTCAGCCGGCGGCCGCCGACGTGAAGGAAATCGCCGGCCAGGGCAAGGTCGTCAAGGTGCGCGAAGAGTATCTGCCGCTGATTCCGCTCTACCAGATCTTCGCGATCGAGCCGAGCTTCGACGACGCCGCGCGCGGCATCATCGTCATTCTCGAATCCGAAGGCAAGAAAGCGGCGCTGCTCGTCGACAGCTTGGTCGGCCAGCAGCAGGTCGTGGTCAAGAACCTCGAATCGAACTTCCGCAGGGTGGCGGGCATTTCCGGCGCCACCATCCTTGGCGACGGCGGTGTTTCGCTGATCCTCGACGTCTCTGCGCTGCTGCGTTCCAGCCACCAGCTCAACGCGGATCCCATTTATTCCTGA